Proteins encoded within one genomic window of Paraglaciecola psychrophila 170:
- the ansA gene encoding asparaginase, which yields MKKHIYVAYTGGTIGMRPSSQGFIPAAGFLSETLANMPEFHRSEMPDFTIHEYHNLIDSSDMSPSDWQKIANDIHQNYQQYDGFIILHGTDTMAYTASALSFMLEDLGKPVIVTGSQIPLAQLRSDGQVNLLNALYIAANYPIAEVTLFFNNQLFRGNRSRKLDADGFNAFDSPNFPPLLKAGINIEVNKKLLGIDTSKHLHVSQIESQPIGVVTLYPGISNDVIKNTLQQPVKALILLSFGVGNAPQNTSLINQLSIADQQGIIVLNCTQCVRGKVNMNGYANGHVLREVGVVSGQDMTPEAALAKLHYLLSKGMPPSHIKRQLIANLRGELTE from the coding sequence ATGAAAAAACACATCTACGTCGCATACACTGGCGGTACAATTGGTATGCGCCCTTCTTCTCAAGGTTTTATTCCTGCTGCTGGTTTTTTATCAGAAACCTTGGCTAATATGCCTGAATTTCACCGCAGCGAAATGCCCGACTTTACCATTCACGAATACCACAACTTGATTGACTCTTCCGATATGAGTCCGTCTGATTGGCAAAAAATTGCCAATGATATTCACCAGAACTACCAACAGTACGATGGTTTTATTATTTTACATGGCACGGACACAATGGCTTATACCGCCTCAGCATTATCTTTTATGCTCGAGGACTTAGGCAAACCGGTTATTGTTACTGGCTCGCAAATACCGCTTGCCCAATTGCGATCTGACGGGCAGGTAAATCTATTAAATGCGTTGTACATTGCTGCTAACTATCCTATTGCTGAAGTCACCTTATTTTTCAACAATCAACTTTTTAGAGGTAATCGTAGTCGCAAACTTGATGCAGATGGATTTAATGCTTTTGATTCACCTAATTTTCCGCCGTTACTCAAAGCGGGGATTAATATTGAAGTTAATAAAAAGTTGCTAGGCATAGACACCTCTAAACATCTGCACGTCAGTCAGATTGAATCACAGCCTATCGGTGTAGTGACCTTATACCCCGGCATCAGTAATGATGTGATTAAAAACACCTTACAACAACCGGTTAAAGCCTTAATCCTGCTTAGCTTTGGGGTCGGTAACGCACCACAGAATACGAGTTTAATAAACCAATTATCCATTGCGGATCAGCAAGGCATCATTGTCTTAAATTGTACCCAATGTGTGCGCGGTAAAGTCAATATGAACGGTTATGCTAATGGCCATGTATTACGAGAAGTCGGTGTAGTGTCAGGCCAAGACATGACCCCTGAAGCCGCTCTGGCCAAGTTACATTATTTACTCAGTAAAGGCATGCCGCCAAGCCATATCAAACGACAGTTGATAGCCAACTTACGCGGCGAGTTAACGGAATAA
- a CDS encoding cold-shock protein, translating to MSATTGTVKWFNESKGFGFIQQENGPDVFAHFRAITGTGFKTLAEGQKVEFTVTQGQKGPQAENIVVL from the coding sequence ATGTCTGCAACTACTGGTACAGTAAAATGGTTTAACGAATCAAAAGGTTTCGGTTTCATTCAACAAGAAAACGGTCCTGATGTTTTTGCTCACTTCCGCGCTATTACAGGTACTGGCTTTAAAACTTTGGCCGAAGGTCAAAAAGTTGAGTTCACTGTAACTCAAGGCCAAAAAGGTCCTCAAGCTGAGAACATCGTAGTACTTTAA
- a CDS encoding MFS transporter → MTYLFYFGQFGVLMPYLGVFLDGRGFSSSEIGELFALITVARIAGPNLWAVLADKSGRALKVLQLGALLTFCTFCLVLFVDGFWALTLSLALMMMFWTAILPQIEGLTLNCVRGNASRYGRIRLWGSIGYILLTIFTGKMIDMFSSEAPIYVGAIVLFSLFAVTIFLKEPPREKSTDLQQASIWNKINTSVFYTFLLSATLLQLSFGAYYGFFALYVLDLGYSGQATGWLVALGVLAEVVIFLQAGKLITLFGVKWILVTSILLTALRWYLLAVFASNPIILVLSQVLHAFSFGMTHAASMHFIHHYFGNKFQSHGQAIYISVGFGIGGAIGGYGAGYFWQQGQGAELTFTLAAMAAVLSTLSLMFVSSKRM, encoded by the coding sequence ATTACTTATCTGTTTTATTTCGGACAATTCGGTGTGCTGATGCCATACCTAGGTGTTTTTCTAGATGGCAGAGGGTTTTCGTCAAGCGAAATAGGTGAGCTGTTTGCACTGATCACTGTTGCTAGGATAGCGGGGCCAAATTTGTGGGCGGTGCTGGCTGACAAATCGGGTAGGGCGCTCAAGGTATTACAATTAGGCGCATTGTTAACTTTTTGCACGTTTTGTTTAGTCTTGTTTGTTGATGGCTTTTGGGCGCTGACTCTTAGCCTTGCACTAATGATGATGTTTTGGACCGCTATATTGCCGCAAATCGAAGGGTTAACGCTAAATTGTGTACGTGGCAATGCCAGTCGCTATGGGCGAATAAGGTTATGGGGTAGCATCGGCTATATTTTGCTGACTATCTTTACCGGCAAGATGATTGATATGTTTTCTAGCGAGGCGCCCATTTACGTGGGGGCGATAGTGTTGTTCAGTTTGTTTGCTGTAACGATATTTCTTAAAGAGCCACCACGAGAAAAAAGTACCGATCTTCAACAAGCCTCAATTTGGAATAAAATTAACACCTCAGTTTTTTATACCTTTTTGTTGTCAGCGACACTGTTACAGCTAAGCTTCGGTGCCTATTATGGATTTTTCGCATTGTACGTTCTTGATTTAGGTTATAGCGGACAAGCAACCGGTTGGCTTGTTGCATTAGGAGTATTGGCAGAAGTTGTGATTTTTTTGCAAGCTGGAAAATTGATTACATTGTTTGGTGTAAAGTGGATTTTAGTGACCAGTATTTTACTGACCGCATTGCGATGGTATTTGTTAGCTGTGTTTGCAAGCAACCCAATAATATTAGTATTAAGCCAAGTTCTGCATGCATTTAGTTTTGGTATGACACATGCAGCGTCGATGCACTTTATTCATCACTATTTTGGTAACAAGTTTCAAAGTCATGGGCAGGCTATATATATAAGTGTAGGTTTTGGTATTGGCGGTGCGATTGGTGGTTATGGCGCGGGTTATTTTTGGCAGCAAGGTCAAGGCGCTGAATTAACATTTACTTTAGCTGCTATGGCTGCTGTTCTTTCCACCCTGAGTCTTATGTTTGTTTCGTCGAAGCGGATGTAA
- the aroC gene encoding chorismate synthase, producing MAGNTFGKLFTVTTFGESHGIAIGGIIDGCPPGLELSEEDLQGDLDRRKPGTSRFTTARREEDEVKILSGVFEGKTTGTSIGLLINNTDQRSNDYSKIKDTFRPGHADYTYQQKYGLRDYRGGGRSSARETAIRVAAGGVAKKYLKQRYGVEIHGYLSQLGPIKVETVDFNFINTNPFFCPDESKIEALDAYMRDLKKQGDSIGAKVSVVATNMPVGLGEPIFDRLDADLAHAMMGINAVKGVEVGDGFATVEQKGSEHRDALTPEGFASNRSGGVLGGISTGQDLVVHMALKPTSSISVPGETIDVHGNTAEVITKGRHDPCVGIRAVPIAEAMMALVVMDHLLRHRGQNADVKSATPIIAGQVGPR from the coding sequence ATGGCAGGAAACACCTTCGGTAAATTATTCACCGTCACCACCTTTGGCGAAAGCCATGGCATTGCAATTGGTGGCATTATCGATGGCTGTCCTCCAGGATTGGAGTTGTCTGAAGAAGATTTACAAGGCGATTTGGACAGGCGCAAGCCCGGCACGTCCCGTTTTACAACCGCAAGACGCGAAGAAGATGAGGTGAAAATTTTGTCTGGGGTGTTTGAAGGTAAAACTACAGGTACTAGTATTGGACTTCTTATCAACAACACCGATCAACGCAGTAACGATTATTCAAAAATTAAAGATACCTTTAGACCTGGGCACGCTGATTACACCTACCAACAAAAATATGGACTGCGTGATTATCGCGGTGGAGGTCGTTCGTCTGCTCGTGAAACTGCTATCCGTGTCGCCGCTGGTGGCGTGGCTAAAAAATATCTTAAACAACGATATGGTGTTGAAATACATGGTTACCTGTCGCAGTTAGGACCGATTAAAGTCGAAACTGTTGATTTCAACTTCATCAATACCAATCCATTCTTTTGCCCTGATGAGAGCAAGATCGAAGCCCTTGATGCCTACATGCGTGATCTTAAAAAACAAGGTGATTCCATTGGCGCAAAAGTGTCAGTGGTGGCGACTAATATGCCTGTTGGTTTGGGCGAGCCTATTTTTGACAGATTAGACGCAGATTTAGCCCATGCCATGATGGGCATTAATGCCGTTAAAGGTGTCGAAGTGGGTGATGGTTTTGCTACAGTCGAGCAAAAAGGCAGCGAACACCGTGATGCACTCACTCCAGAAGGCTTCGCCTCAAACCGCTCTGGTGGTGTGTTAGGTGGTATTTCCACAGGTCAAGATTTGGTGGTGCATATGGCACTCAAACCGACTTCAAGTATCAGTGTTCCCGGCGAGACGATAGATGTGCATGGCAATACTGCTGAAGTCATCACGAAAGGCAGACACGATCCTTGTGTGGGGATCAGAGCTGTGCCTATTGCCGAAGCAATGATGGCTTTGGTGGTGATGGATCACTTGCTTAGGCATCGCGGACAAAATGCTGATGTTAAAAGTGCTACTCCTATTATTGCTGGGCAGGTCGGGCCTCGCTAG
- the prmB gene encoding 50S ribosomal protein L3 N(5)-glutamine methyltransferase, which translates to MTTDTFSEIDPEQTAEDLHTILDMVRWSVSCFNQAGLFYGHGTDNAWDEAASLVLQLLHLHQELTLQTGDQLFHSRLTKAEKLKIIEIVKRRANERIPVPYLTNQAWFCDLPFFVDERVLIPRSPIAELIQNHFEEWIGDSEPQHILDLCTGGGCIAIALAYAFEEAQVDAVDISQDALDVAEMNITEHELNHRVYPIHSDLMGALQGQQYDLIVSNPPYVDAEDMDDLPEEFHHEPELALAAGADGLDLVDNILRQAPSHLTDNGWLFVEVGNSEVHMYNRYPELPIQWVEFENGGHGVFAISKNDLVEYWRSVDH; encoded by the coding sequence ATGACCACTGATACTTTTTCCGAAATAGACCCCGAACAAACTGCAGAAGACTTACACACTATTTTAGATATGGTTAGATGGTCGGTGAGTTGTTTTAATCAAGCTGGATTATTCTATGGTCATGGTACCGATAACGCTTGGGATGAAGCGGCAAGTTTAGTTTTGCAGTTATTGCATTTGCATCAAGAATTGACCCTACAAACCGGTGACCAATTATTTCATAGTCGCTTAACTAAAGCCGAAAAATTAAAAATTATCGAAATTGTCAAACGCCGTGCTAATGAGCGAATTCCGGTGCCTTATCTGACGAATCAAGCATGGTTCTGCGATTTGCCCTTTTTTGTAGATGAACGTGTACTTATACCTCGTTCACCTATTGCGGAACTTATTCAAAACCACTTTGAAGAATGGATTGGCGATAGCGAGCCACAGCATATATTAGATTTATGCACTGGTGGAGGTTGTATTGCCATCGCCTTGGCCTACGCATTTGAAGAGGCACAGGTGGATGCTGTGGATATCAGTCAAGATGCTTTAGATGTAGCAGAGATGAATATTACTGAACATGAATTGAACCACCGAGTTTATCCGATTCATTCCGATTTGATGGGGGCCTTGCAGGGGCAGCAGTATGATTTGATTGTGAGTAATCCGCCTTATGTAGATGCTGAAGACATGGATGACTTACCAGAAGAGTTTCATCATGAGCCAGAACTGGCATTGGCCGCAGGCGCAGATGGACTGGATTTAGTTGATAATATTTTACGCCAGGCACCCAGTCATTTAACTGACAATGGATGGTTATTTGTTGAAGTGGGTAATAGTGAAGTGCACATGTACAACCGTTATCCTGAACTGCCAATTCAATGGGTGGAGTTTGAAAATGGCGGTCACGGTGTGTTTGCTATAAGCAAGAACGATTTAGTTGAGTACTGGCGCTCAGTTGACCATTAA